GCAGCAACTTTAATCCGACCGTTGTTCAGGATCAGCTCTCAATCATCGTAATGAGCTTTGCCAGCCTTCGGGCCAGAAAAAAAGAGGATCGGAAAGTATATCAGGAGAATGGGCAGTTAGCTGCATTCGCGAATCAGTATTCAGACGCTAAACATCTGCTTCACGAAACGGACGAAACGGCACTCATAAATGTCATTCGAAGTCTTAACCCTGTTTTAGTTGTAGATGAAAGTCACAATGCGGAGAGTACGCTAAGTGTTGATATGCTTGGTAATCTGAATCCATCTTTTATACTCGATCTTACGGCTACGCCCAAAATAAACAGCAACATTGTTAGTCTTGTCCCTGCCATTGAGCTCAAAAAAGAGCACATGGTTAAATTGCCCGTAATTGTTTACAACCATCAGGATAAAACAGATGTGATTAACAGCGCATTGCACCTGCAGCGTAAACTTGAGCTTTTAGCCATTGAAGAGCGCAAAAAAGGAGGCAAATACATTCGACCAATTGTTCTGTTTCAGGCGCAGCCTAAAACCAAAGACGATAACACAACTTTTGAAAAGCTCAAGCGGCAACTGTTAAACGTAGGGATTCCTGAAGAGCAGATTAAAATAAAAACAGCAAATATTGATGAGCTAAAGGACGTCAGTTTGTCGGATGAATCTTGCCCTGTAAGATATATCATAACGATCAACGCACTTAAGGAAGGCTGGGATTGCCCCTTTGCCTATGTGCTGGCTTCGTTAGCCGACAAATCATCCGCTGTTGATGTAGAGCAAATCCTTGGTCGTGTTTTAAGGCAGCCTTATGTAATGAGACATTCAGCTTCATTGCTCAATGTCTCATACGTATTGACCGCTTCGGCCAAATTTAATGATACGCTGCAAAACATTGTTGAAGGACTTCAAGCCTCTGGTTTCAGTGAAAAGGATTACAGAAAAAAAGATGTGATGTCCGAAGCGTCCAAAAAGGAGGCTATTGTTGATCCTATGACCATAGAGCTTTTCCCTGAACAAGTACAGGAACATGAGGAGGAAGAAATTGACAGTGAACGGATTTCGTATAATGAAACCGAACACGAAATCGGTGCAGAAGACCCTGCTATAGCAGACATTACCAGCCTTGCTGAACAGCAAAGCAAGGAAATGGAATCGGAAATCGAGCGGCAGAAAAGCAAACCAATTGATGAACACCAATTTATGGAAATGGGTGATAAGGTGAAGCGCTATAAATTAATTGAAGCATACAGTACCATAGCCAAAGAAATTGAACTGCCTCAGTTTTTTATTGAAACCCCAAAAGGTGATATTTTCGGTGCAGGAGAAGCCTTTTTAAATCAAGAGCTTCTCTTAAAAGGTTTTAAACTTGCAAGTGAAGATACGAAGATCGATTTCGAAGAAAACGCCAAAGACCTGTACAAAGTTGACATTCATAAGCAGGGTGATGAAGACTATTCACCCCGCTTTGAGAAAATCGCAAATTATTCTGTAAAGGATGACATCGTAGAATATATTCTTGCTAAGCCCAAAGAAAGTCAGATAAAAGACATAGCTTACCGTTTAGTAAATGCTGTTGGGAATATGTACCCCATATCCGATCATGAAATCAGACTATATATTGAAAGAATTATTGCAAGTTTTAGTGCTGAGCAGTTTAGAAGTATATTAACGAGCTACTTCAGGTACGCAACCAAAATAAAAGAGAAGGTAAAATCGCTTGCAGACGCATACGCCGAACAGCAGTTTAATGAGCTGTTAACCATTGGCAAAGTATCAGCCAAACCGACCTGGAAATTCCCGGAAGCTATAGTACCAGGTCCGGTAGGCTCATCGATTAGTAAGTCCCTTTATGAACGTGAAGGGATAATGAATGACTTCGAAACTTCAGTTATCTCAGATATTTCGAGCTTACCTAATATAACTTTCTGGCACAGAAACCTTGGTAGAGGAAAAGGATTTTCAATAAACGGATTTAAATCCAGGCATTACCCTGATTTCATATTGCACACCAGGAATGGAAACATCATCATACTTGAAACCAAAGGAGATGACAGAGACAACCCTGACAGCGCCTCAAAAAGAAGGCTTGGAGAAAAATGGGCTAATCTCTCAGGTGTAAACTACTACTACTTTATGGTCTATAATAAAATCTCCCCCGAAGGTGCATTTAACCGGGTAAAAGCAAGAGAACTGATTTCGAGATTGTAAAGTGAAGCTGAATTGAAAAAAAGGGGATTAACATGCGCCGGAATATGCAGAGTGCATCCATTCGGGAAACAGATCGGCAACTATACCATAAATTCGGCCTCAATCCGGAAGAGATTACGGTTATTGAGGGTATGATAAAGCGGATGGGGTAGGGGGGGCGAGCTGCCGGGTGGGTTGGGTTTTTAGTAGTTTTGTTTGTTGAGTTACTGTTTGGTATTGTGGGTGTTTTAGAAGTATGTTTTGGCGTCAAACTGGGCTATA
This genomic stretch from Cyclonatronum proteinivorum harbors:
- a CDS encoding DEAD/DEAH box helicase, whose protein sequence is MELKNYQHKVIEDLEDFLEYLREYQTPETAFNQYWEDRIGPYNPIAGIGMEPYKQTIPKAAHVCIKVPTAGGKTFIACHALHSIFNATGDSLPKAVIWLVPWSNLLDQTVHSLSNPDHPYRKKLNALFNHRVEVYTKEDLLQGSNFNPTVVQDQLSIIVMSFASLRARKKEDRKVYQENGQLAAFANQYSDAKHLLHETDETALINVIRSLNPVLVVDESHNAESTLSVDMLGNLNPSFILDLTATPKINSNIVSLVPAIELKKEHMVKLPVIVYNHQDKTDVINSALHLQRKLELLAIEERKKGGKYIRPIVLFQAQPKTKDDNTTFEKLKRQLLNVGIPEEQIKIKTANIDELKDVSLSDESCPVRYIITINALKEGWDCPFAYVLASLADKSSAVDVEQILGRVLRQPYVMRHSASLLNVSYVLTASAKFNDTLQNIVEGLQASGFSEKDYRKKDVMSEASKKEAIVDPMTIELFPEQVQEHEEEEIDSERISYNETEHEIGAEDPAIADITSLAEQQSKEMESEIERQKSKPIDEHQFMEMGDKVKRYKLIEAYSTIAKEIELPQFFIETPKGDIFGAGEAFLNQELLLKGFKLASEDTKIDFEENAKDLYKVDIHKQGDEDYSPRFEKIANYSVKDDIVEYILAKPKESQIKDIAYRLVNAVGNMYPISDHEIRLYIERIIASFSAEQFRSILTSYFRYATKIKEKVKSLADAYAEQQFNELLTIGKVSAKPTWKFPEAIVPGPVGSSISKSLYEREGIMNDFETSVISDISSLPNITFWHRNLGRGKGFSINGFKSRHYPDFILHTRNGNIIILETKGDDRDNPDSASKRRLGEKWANLSGVNYYYFMVYNKISPEGAFNRVKARELISRL